One window of the Periophthalmus magnuspinnatus isolate fPerMag1 chromosome 17, fPerMag1.2.pri, whole genome shotgun sequence genome contains the following:
- the ackr4a gene encoding atypical chemokine receptor 4 has product MEYSDDEFYYHENFTFNFSYDDYPAMCEKADVRSFAGVFLPVVYSLCLIIGLAGNALVVAVYVYYKRLKTMTDVFLTHLAVADLLLLSTLPFWAFDAARGWILGKELCKIVSSCYTLNFTCCMLLLACISIDRYLALTKLQGSDNSGCLRNFNRKNCCKVCIVVWATAFLLGLPDLMLSEVRHVGNRSFCIAAFSSMGRAGKTAIEMVEVVLGFLIPLLIMMVCYCKVGFMLGKLPSQSKSKRWKAVRVLLIIVAVFVITQLPYNVLKVYRTMDNIYNMVIHCETSKVLDRAGQVTESLALTHCCINPILYTFVGSSFRKKLMKAAKRFGEKRSRRQRTEEVEMSFNSHSESQQTDSFSI; this is encoded by the coding sequence ATGGAATATTCTGATGATGAGTTTTACTACCATGAAAACTTCACCTTCAACTTCAGCTACGACGACTACCCTGCTATGTGCGAAAAAGCTGATGTGCGCTCATTCGCCGGGGTCTTCCTCCCTGTAGTCTATTCCCTCTGTCTCATCATTGGTCTGGCTGGTAACGCCTTGGTGGTGGCCGTCTACGTTTACTACAAACGCCTGAAAACTATGACCGATGTCTTTTTGACCCATTTAGCTGTTGCAGACTTGTTGCTTCTTTCCACTCTTCCTTTTTGGGCTTTCGATGCAGCGCGAGGATGGATTCTAGGAAAAGAACTTTGCAAAATCGTATCCTCTTGCTACACATTAAACTTTACTTGCTGCATGCTACTGTTAGCTTGCATTAGCATCGACAGGTATCTAGCTTTGACAAAGTTGCAAGGTAGCGACAACTCTGGATGCCTTAGGAAtttcaataggaaaaactgctGTAAAGTTTGTATTGTAGTCTGGGCAACCGCTTTTCTCCTTGGCCTTCCCGATTTGATGCTCTCTGAAGTGAGGCATGTTGGAAATCGAAGTTTTTGTATCGCGGCATTCTCATCAATGGGAAGAGCAGGTAAAACCGCTATTGAGATGGTTGAAGTTGTTCTGGGATTTCTGATACCGCTTTTAATCATGATGGTTTGTTACTGCAAAGTGGGATTTATGCTCGGGAAACTTCCAAGtcaaagtaaaagcaaaaggtGGAAGGCAGTTCGCGTTCTTTTGATAATAGTCGCGGTATTTGTGATAACCCAGCTGCCTTACAATGTACTAAAAGTGTATCGAACAATGGACAATATTTACAACATGGTGATTCATTGCGAGACCAGTAAAGTTTTGGACAGAGCAGGTCAAGTGACTGAAAGCCTGGCCCTCACTCACTGCTGCATCAACCCGATCCTCTACACGTTTGTGGGGTCCTCGTTCAGAAAGAAACTGATGAAAGCGGCAAAACGGTTCGGAGAAAAAAGGAGCAGACGCCAGAGGACTGAAGAAGTGGAGATGTCCTTCAACTCTCACAGTGAGTCACAACAAACGGATTCCTTTTCAatttaa